Sequence from the Ancalomicrobiaceae bacterium S20 genome:
TCGCCATCCTTCACCCGCATTGATCGCCATCATTCCCATCGTGCCGTGAACGCTGTTCCATGGCGATGAGTTCGATGGAGGGAGGGCGATCCATGAAACTGTTCAATGCCGGCGCGATCGCGGTTGTGATCGGCTTCCTGACGGTGATGCCGGCCTCGAGCGAGGAGGAGGGGGGCGCGGCGCGGGGACGCGAGATCGCCGAGGCGGCGTGTGCGCCCTGTCATGCGATCGGCCGTTCGGGCACCAGCCCCAATCCGAAGGCGACGCCGTTTCGCGAGATCGGCCGGAACTACCCGGTCGACAATCTCGAGGAGACGCTCGCGGAAGGGGTCGTCACCGGCCATCCGGAGATGCCGAAGGTCAAGATGACCCCGAAGGACATCGGCGCCTTCATCGCCTATCTGCGGACCATCCAGCAGTGACGGCGTCCGCCTCGGCGGGGCGCCATGATCGCCCCCCTTCGCGTCGATGACCGGTCGGTCGAGAGCCTCGCGGACGGCGGCGGGCGAGCCGTCTGTCAGGAGACCGTGAACGTCCCCATCATGCCGGCGTCCTCGTGTTCGAGCACGTGGCAATGGTAGACGAACGGTGCCGAACGGTCGGCGCGATGCGGGAAGGTGATCAGCAATTCGGCCGAGTTCTCAACCAGCACGGTGTCCTTGAGACCCGAGTTCCACGTCTTCGGCGGCCCGCCATCCTCGCCGAGGACGCGGAACTGCACGCCGTGGACGTGGAACGGGTGTGCCATCTCGGCCGAGACGATCTCCCAGATCTCGGTCGTGCCGAGCCCGACTTCCTCGTCGATCCGGCCCATCGCAAAAGCCTTGCCGTTGATGCCGAGGGCCGGACGTGGGGCGCCGTCGGACGCGCCGCTCGTGGTGCGGGATGTGGGCTGGGCCGTGGTCTGGCCATGGCCCGCATGGCCCATCGCCGCATGATCCATGGTCGTGTGATCCATCGCGGCATGATCGCCGGCCGCGTAGGGCATGGCGGTCGCGGCGAGCGACTTCAGTTCGAAGCGGCGGCGCCGCACGGCGGTCTTCGGATCGGCCGGCGGTAGCACGACCAGGCGGTCGGGGCGCTTGGTCCCCGGCCTGTTGTCGGAGAACGGATCGAAGCCGCAGACCCGGAACGGCTTGTCGATCACATCGGGCAGGCTCATCGCCGTCGCACCCATGCGGTGCTCGTGCACATCCGGGGTCGACATCAGGTTGGTCGAGCCGAGACTGAAGTCGATCAGGATCTCGGCGCGCTCGCCGGGCGCCAGCACCAGCATGGTGATCTCGACCGGACCCGGCAAATAGCCGCCGTCGGTCGCGATCAGGTCGAAGCCGCGCTCGTCCTCGCAATAGAGCCGATAGGTCCGCGCGCTGGAGGCATTGAGGAGGCGGAAGCGCACCGGGCGCTGCGGCACCCGCGCGACCGCCTCGCGCACGCCGTTGACCAGCACCGTGCGGCCACGGAAGCCGTGCTCGATCGCGTCGGCGTCGGGTGCGTAGACCGGCGCGCCGGCGGCGTCGAAGTCCTTGTCCTGGATCAGGAGCGGGATGTCGTCGACACCCCAGGTCGACGGCAGGCCGAGGCCGATCTCGTCCGGGTCCTCGACGATCAGGAAGCCGGCGAGGCCGTCGTGCACGTCGCGGCCGACGCTGCCGTGGACATGGGCGTGGTACCAGAGCGTCGCGCTCGACTGATCGGCGGTGATCTTGTAGGTGGCGGAAGCGCCGGGGGCGAGCGGCGGCTGCATCGCGCCGTCCAGCTTGGCATCGACACTGAGGCCGTGCCAATGGACGTTGGTCGGCCGGTCGAGCTTGTTCTCGATCCGGATGGTCGCCGACTGGCCACGGACCAGCCGCAGCGCCGGGCCGAGGTGGCGGCCGTTGTAGCCGGCGACGCGCGCGGGCTTGTCCTTGATGAAGGCATGGTCAGCGAAGCCGGCGGCGATCGTCGTCTCGCCGTCTGCGGCGACCGTGATGAGCTCCGGGATCGGCAGCGCGGTGCCGTTCGGCGGTGGCGGCGTCTGCGGCGCGCTGGCGGCGGCCGCGCGCGAGGCCTTGCCGCGGCTGGCCTTCCGGCCGCCGCTGCGCCGCCGCTTCGAGCGCGCCTCGGCGCTCTCCACGAGCGCGAACAGGGCGGCGGCAGAGCCGAGAAGGAGACTGCGGCGGCTGAGCGTCATGGTGTCCCGGTCGCGGTTTCGAAAGCATCGGTCCGGGTGGCCGCCCATGCGGGGGCGCGCCCGATCCGCAGCCTTCCTGACATATCATTCCGGCCGCATTGCGGATGTCGGTGGTGCGAATGCCGATCTCGCAAACGTCGGTGTCGCGACTGTCCGGGCATCCGAACACGGCCGGCGGCACCGGCTCAGACGAACAGCTCGACCTTCTCGAAGCGGGTGACATCGACGAGGCCGAGGTCGGAGATCCGCAGTTCCGGGATCACCACCAGCGCCAGCAGCGAGTGCTGCATGTAGGCGTTGTTGAGCGTGCAGCCGCAGGCGCGCATCGCCGCGACCAGCCGGTCCGCCTTGGCCGCGACGACCTCGGCCCGCTCGTCCGACATGAGACCGGCGATCGGCAGCTCGACCAGCGCCAGCACCTCGCCGCCGGAGACGACGATGACGCCGCCGCCGACCGCGCCGAGCGTGTTGGCGGCAAAGGCCATGTCGGCCTCGTCGGTGCCGACGACGATCATGTGATGGCTGTCGTGGGCGACGGTCGAGGCGACCGCGCAGGGCTTGTCGTAGCCGAAGCCGGAGACGAAGCCGTTCACCACGGTGCCGAGGCCGCGATGGCGCTCGACCAGCGCGATCTTGGCGACGTCCTGGCGCGCATCGGCGCGGACGAGACCGTCGGCGACGGCGAGCCGCGCCGTCAGGGCGCGCGTCGGCGCCTGGTTCTCGATCACGCCGATGACGCGGGCTTCGACCTCGTTGGCGCCGGCGTGGGCGGGGATGTCGAAGTCCGTCGGCTCGAGCTTGCGGCCGAGCTTGACGGTGCCCTTGGCCATGGCCGGATAGGCGTAGGGTTCGATGGTCGCGGCGAGCGCGCCGTCGCGGGCGACGACGGTGCCGCGCGCGATCACGGTCTCGATCGGCAGCGTCACCAGGTCCGAGGTCAGGATCAGGTCGGCGCGCCGGCCGGGCGCGATCGAGCCCAATTC
This genomic interval carries:
- a CDS encoding cytochrome c, whose amino-acid sequence is MKLFNAGAIAVVIGFLTVMPASSEEEGGAARGREIAEAACAPCHAIGRSGTSPNPKATPFREIGRNYPVDNLEETLAEGVVTGHPEMPKVKMTPKDIGAFIAYLRTIQQ
- a CDS encoding multicopper oxidase domain-containing protein, with product MTLSRRSLLLGSAAALFALVESAEARSKRRRSGGRKASRGKASRAAAASAPQTPPPPNGTALPIPELITVAADGETTIAAGFADHAFIKDKPARVAGYNGRHLGPALRLVRGQSATIRIENKLDRPTNVHWHGLSVDAKLDGAMQPPLAPGASATYKITADQSSATLWYHAHVHGSVGRDVHDGLAGFLIVEDPDEIGLGLPSTWGVDDIPLLIQDKDFDAAGAPVYAPDADAIEHGFRGRTVLVNGVREAVARVPQRPVRFRLLNASSARTYRLYCEDERGFDLIATDGGYLPGPVEITMLVLAPGERAEILIDFSLGSTNLMSTPDVHEHRMGATAMSLPDVIDKPFRVCGFDPFSDNRPGTKRPDRLVVLPPADPKTAVRRRRFELKSLAATAMPYAAGDHAAMDHTTMDHAAMGHAGHGQTTAQPTSRTTSGASDGAPRPALGINGKAFAMGRIDEEVGLGTTEIWEIVSAEMAHPFHVHGVQFRVLGEDGGPPKTWNSGLKDTVLVENSAELLITFPHRADRSAPFVYHCHVLEHEDAGMMGTFTVS